Genomic segment of Bacilli bacterium:
CCGCCGATGTCCAGGGATTTCGCCGCGTGCTGGCCACCGATCCGGCGCATGCCTACATGGAAGCGTGGTGGCCGCCGGGACACAGTATCGGATACGGGCAGACGTTTACCCATGAGGTGGTGGAATTTTTAACGGCCATCGCGGAAGACCGCTCCCCCGTGCCCAATTTTTATGACGGCGTGAGGTGCCAGGCGGTGTTGGAAGCGGTGGATCGCTCCATCGCCGAGCGCCGCTGGGTGAACATTAGCGAATTGTATGCGAACTATTGACAGGGAGGCCGCGAAGCAATGAAACAGGCGCTGATTGTATGGGGCGGATGGGACGGTCATGAACCGCAAAAGGTTGCGGAAATTTTTCGCGATATGTTGGTTAAGGAACATTTTGCCGTGGAAGTGGCCGATTCGTTGGAAGCGTTCGCCGATGCGGAAAAGCTGAAAAATCTTGATTTGATCATACCCATTTGGACAATGGGGCGGATTGAGCAACAGCTGGTGAACAACGTATCAATTGCCGTGCAAGGCGGGGTGGGACTCGCCGGATGCCATGGCGGGATGTGCGACGCGTTCCGGGAAAACGTCGACTGGCAGTTTATGACGGGCGGGCAGTGGGTAGCGCATCCGGGCAATGACGGAGTCGAATATATCGTCAATATCAGGCACAGTTCCAGCGCCTTGGTCGAAGGCATTCAGGATTTTCCGGTCAAATCGGAGCAATATTATTTGCACGTCGACCCGGCTGTGGAAGTGTTGGCGACAACCCGTTTTCCTACCGTTCCGGGGCCGCATTCCCTGAACAAGGCGGTCGATATGCCGGTTGTTTGGACAAAACGTTGGGGCGTGGGCCGAGTCTACTACAATTCCCTCGGGCATCATGCCGATATTATCGAAATTCCCGAAGTGAAAGAGTTGATGCGGCGCGGCTTTTTATGGTGCGCGCAAGGAAAAGAACAGGCAGCGGGCGAATTGGCCCATCACGCGGCATATACGGGCATGGCAGACAGCCAGCTGTGACAAAGTGAAGAGAGGAATAGGCGTACGATGGATAAGATCAAAGCAGGGATAATCGGAACAGGCAATATCAGCGGCATTTATTTGCGCAACGGCAACCGCTTCGATTCGCTGGAGGTCGTCGCCTGTGCGGATCTGGACGTGGACCGGGCGCAAGCCAAGGCGGCGGAATTCGGCATTCGCGGCTGTACGGTGCCGGAACTTTTGGCGGATCGGGAGATAGAACTTGTCATCAATCTGACGATCCCGCAAGCCCATGCGATCGTCGCGCGGCAGGCTTTGGAAGCGGGTAAACATGTGTATACGGAAAAACCGCTTGCGGTTACCCGCGAAGAAGGACGGCAATTGTTGGCGCTGGCGGCGCAAAAAGGCTTGCGGGTGGGCGGCGCTCCCGATACGTTTTTGGGAGGCGGCATCCAGACGTGCGTCAAGCTGATCAACGACGGTTGGATCGGAACGCCCATCGGCGCAACGGCCTTCATGGTTTGCGGCGGACATGAAAGTTGGCATCCCGCTCCGGAGTTTTATTACCAGGCGGGAGGCGGGCCGATGTTTGACATGGGCCCCTATTATTTGACCGCCTTGATTGCCATGCTTGGCCCGATTCGCCGGGTGACGGGTTCTGCGCGCATCTCTTTTTCGGAACGCACAATCACAAGCGAACCGAAGTACGGGCAAAAAATAACAGTTGAAGTTCCGACGCATATCGCCGGAGTCATCGACTTCGCGGCGGGGCCGATCGGAACCATCCTGACCAGCTTTGACGTGAAAGGCGGCTCGCAGCTTCCCCGCATCGAATTGTACGGCAGCGAAGGCACGTTAATCGTTCCCGATCCGAATTCGTTCGGCGGTCCGGTTCTGATTCAACGCGCTGGGGCAAAAGGCTGGTCGGAAATTCCGCTTACCCACGGACATATTGAAAATTCGCGGGGAATCGGCGCGGCGGATATGGCGCGGGGCATACAAACAGGGCAAAAACACAGAGCGAGCGGCGAATTGGCGTTCCATGTGCTGGAAGCCATGCACGGTTTTCTTGACGCTTCCGCGAGCGGAACGCATTATATCATGCAAAGCACATGCGAACAGCCTAAGCCGCTGCCGGCCGGGCTTGCGCAGTTTTAATCATGTTTTTGCGGCAGGAAATTTCGGGCAATTAGGCGAATGAATAGAGCATTTCCCGACTACGCGGCGAAAGGCGGATGAACGTGATCCTCTCAAGCATTCTCAGTGACGGAATGGTTTTGCAAAGGAAGGCAAAAGTGGCCATTTGGGGCAAAAGCGAGCCTTTGCAAACGGTGCGCCTGTCTTTTTGCGACAAAGATTACGGCACCAAGGCGGATGGAAACGGAGATTGGCTGATCGAACTGCATCATCTCGAGCCCGGCGGGCCATTTGCGATGACACTGTCTGCCGGGGATGAAAAACTCGTTATTCAGGATATTTTAGTCGGCGACGTATGGCTGCTAGGCGGACAATCCAATATGGAACTGCCCGTCGGCAGAACGCTTGATCTTTTCGAAAACGAACTGGCCGAAGTCAATTTGCCGCACATCCGTCATTTCACCGTGCCGATGGTTTATGATTTTCACGGTCCACGGCAACACATCGCCGAAGGAAAGTGGATCTCCGCAAACCCGCGCGATGTGATGGCTTTTA
This window contains:
- a CDS encoding ThuA domain-containing protein, yielding MKQALIVWGGWDGHEPQKVAEIFRDMLVKEHFAVEVADSLEAFADAEKLKNLDLIIPIWTMGRIEQQLVNNVSIAVQGGVGLAGCHGGMCDAFRENVDWQFMTGGQWVAHPGNDGVEYIVNIRHSSSALVEGIQDFPVKSEQYYLHVDPAVEVLATTRFPTVPGPHSLNKAVDMPVVWTKRWGVGRVYYNSLGHHADIIEIPEVKELMRRGFLWCAQGKEQAAGELAHHAAYTGMADSQL
- a CDS encoding Gfo/Idh/MocA family oxidoreductase; this translates as MDKIKAGIIGTGNISGIYLRNGNRFDSLEVVACADLDVDRAQAKAAEFGIRGCTVPELLADREIELVINLTIPQAHAIVARQALEAGKHVYTEKPLAVTREEGRQLLALAAQKGLRVGGAPDTFLGGGIQTCVKLINDGWIGTPIGATAFMVCGGHESWHPAPEFYYQAGGGPMFDMGPYYLTALIAMLGPIRRVTGSARISFSERTITSEPKYGQKITVEVPTHIAGVIDFAAGPIGTILTSFDVKGGSQLPRIELYGSEGTLIVPDPNSFGGPVLIQRAGAKGWSEIPLTHGHIENSRGIGAADMARGIQTGQKHRASGELAFHVLEAMHGFLDASASGTHYIMQSTCEQPKPLPAGLAQF